In Denitratisoma sp. DHT3, one DNA window encodes the following:
- a CDS encoding response regulator has translation MKLQKASLSFSICLLLVLVANTFVLFETRSAHDKVIEAQNHRQQATALTHELQQETEQLASLVRAYTTTGEARYLFYYYDILAIRRGEKPAPAEFNPNSYWSLVIAGRIQHSLPKDGQKKSLRERMRLLGFSERELNTLNGVLAATAAMNEIEQIAFAATQGLYDPVKQDFVSDGRPHLRFASKLVNGNEYNRMKADLSKAVDDLSSMVDQRTRADIAAATGRLDQLISRSLALLIGTLAILIGAYMVIRRQVLQPVERLSKAAKRLADGEYATRTGPVRGVDELVALGNTMDIMAQSIENDIQAQIVTQRELESARRHAEEATRTKSMFLANMSHEIRTPMNAIIGMAYLALKTELTPRQLDYVENIYNAGNSLLGIVNDILDFSKTEAGKLELDQTRFRIEDVVANTFSLLAQRAQEKELELLLDIADPRLLGDNGTLIGDPLRLGQILTNLLSNSVKFTHQGHVMLSIDIDACDEDGETLRFAIQDTGIGMTEAQLGQLFQEFTQADGSTTRRYGGTGLGLSISKKLVELMGGEIRAESTPGEGATFVFTVRFSIAKPGLPPAPALPGVDALRVLVVDDQPENRRTLIRLLSALGVGVAQPPAGVESADSVAAALTMIRRAREAGRAYDLLLLDWLLPDLDGAALLAQLRQDGAKPPAVAALAYDSDAIRAAVARSGVGLFLSKPALPKALRKLVNGLTGNSADESRPAAAQDQVHNFAGMRVLLVEDNRVNQHLAIELMESCGIHVDVANDGKEALARLAGVAANYYHAVLMDLQMPVMDGYEATRRLRVDPRYATLPIIAMSAHVMAEEHERAAAAGMDGHINKPIEPDRLYATLRRFSAAANHREMQPAIETPATPAEPRLPTIPGLDTTVGMRRSAGMHDLYLQMLKAFVDDFSGFRHEMAQLTAERRWADVERLAHTLKGLAGTIGAGEVYALAATLETACRSGQAAAATALAPLLEKLEPLVAALQAHLAAACAPPPSVPSQETNAPGAIPACLPRLRKLLAEGDNDAIDLWQAHESEFQDILPQQTMFRIGTAMKHFELDVALTLLSEIPNEQPA, from the coding sequence ATGAAGCTCCAGAAGGCTTCCCTGTCCTTTTCCATCTGCCTGCTGCTGGTGCTGGTCGCCAACACGTTCGTGCTTTTCGAGACCAGGAGCGCGCACGACAAGGTCATCGAAGCGCAGAACCATCGCCAGCAGGCGACGGCGCTGACTCACGAGCTGCAACAGGAAACCGAACAGCTGGCGAGCCTGGTGCGCGCCTACACCACCACCGGCGAAGCCCGCTACCTGTTCTACTACTACGACATTCTCGCCATCCGCCGGGGCGAGAAACCCGCTCCGGCCGAGTTCAACCCGAACAGCTACTGGAGCCTGGTGATCGCCGGCCGCATCCAGCACAGCCTGCCCAAGGACGGCCAGAAGAAATCCCTGCGGGAAAGAATGCGGCTGCTGGGTTTCAGCGAACGGGAACTGAACACCCTGAACGGAGTGCTGGCCGCGACCGCGGCGATGAACGAGATCGAGCAGATCGCCTTCGCCGCGACCCAGGGGCTGTACGACCCCGTCAAGCAGGACTTCGTCTCCGACGGCAGGCCCCATCTCCGGTTCGCCAGCAAGCTCGTCAATGGCAACGAGTACAACCGGATGAAGGCCGACCTCTCGAAAGCGGTCGACGACCTGTCGTCCATGGTCGATCAGCGCACCCGCGCCGACATCGCCGCGGCGACCGGCCGGCTCGACCAGCTGATCTCCCGCTCGCTGGCCCTGCTGATCGGCACCCTGGCGATACTGATCGGCGCCTATATGGTGATCCGCCGACAGGTGCTGCAACCGGTCGAGCGTCTGAGCAAGGCGGCGAAGCGGCTGGCCGACGGCGAGTACGCCACGCGCACGGGGCCGGTGCGGGGCGTCGACGAACTCGTCGCGCTGGGCAACACGATGGACATCATGGCGCAGTCCATCGAGAACGACATCCAGGCCCAGATCGTCACCCAGCGGGAGCTGGAAAGCGCGCGCCGCCACGCCGAGGAAGCCACCCGCACCAAGTCGATGTTCCTCGCCAACATGAGCCACGAGATCCGCACGCCGATGAACGCCATCATCGGCATGGCCTATCTCGCCCTCAAGACGGAGCTGACGCCGCGCCAACTCGATTACGTCGAGAACATCTACAACGCCGGCAACTCGCTGCTCGGCATCGTCAACGACATCCTCGACTTCTCCAAGACGGAAGCCGGCAAGCTCGAACTCGACCAGACCCGCTTCCGGATCGAGGACGTGGTCGCCAACACCTTCTCGCTGCTCGCCCAGCGCGCCCAGGAAAAGGAACTCGAACTGCTGCTCGACATCGCCGACCCGCGGCTGCTCGGCGACAACGGCACCCTGATCGGCGACCCACTGCGGCTCGGACAGATCCTCACCAACCTGCTGTCGAACTCGGTCAAGTTCACCCATCAGGGCCACGTCATGCTGTCGATCGACATCGACGCCTGCGACGAGGACGGCGAGACGCTGCGCTTCGCCATTCAGGACACCGGCATCGGCATGACCGAGGCGCAGCTGGGGCAGCTGTTCCAGGAGTTCACCCAGGCCGACGGTTCGACCACCCGCAGGTACGGCGGCACCGGTCTCGGCCTGTCGATCTCGAAGAAGCTCGTCGAATTGATGGGCGGCGAAATCCGGGCTGAAAGCACGCCCGGCGAGGGAGCGACCTTCGTCTTCACGGTTCGCTTCTCGATCGCCAAGCCCGGGCTGCCGCCGGCGCCCGCGCTGCCGGGCGTGGATGCCCTGCGCGTGCTGGTGGTCGACGACCAGCCGGAGAACCGCCGAACGCTGATCCGCCTCCTGTCGGCGCTCGGCGTGGGGGTGGCGCAGCCGCCCGCGGGCGTCGAGAGCGCGGACAGCGTCGCCGCGGCGCTGACCATGATCCGCCGAGCGCGGGAGGCGGGCCGCGCCTACGATCTGCTGCTGCTGGACTGGCTCCTGCCGGACCTGGACGGCGCCGCCTTGCTGGCGCAGCTCCGGCAAGACGGCGCGAAACCGCCGGCGGTCGCGGCCCTGGCCTACGATTCGGACGCGATCCGCGCCGCCGTCGCCAGAAGCGGTGTGGGTCTGTTCCTGTCCAAGCCGGCGCTGCCCAAGGCGCTGCGCAAGCTCGTGAACGGGCTCACCGGCAACAGCGCCGACGAGAGCCGCCCCGCCGCCGCGCAGGACCAGGTCCACAACTTCGCCGGCATGCGCGTGCTGCTGGTCGAGGACAACCGGGTCAATCAGCACCTGGCCATCGAACTCATGGAAAGCTGCGGCATCCACGTCGACGTCGCCAACGACGGCAAGGAAGCCCTCGCCAGGCTGGCCGGCGTCGCCGCCAACTACTATCACGCCGTGCTCATGGACTTGCAGATGCCGGTCATGGACGGCTACGAGGCCACCCGCCGCCTGCGCGTCGACCCGCGCTACGCCACGCTGCCGATCATCGCCATGTCCGCGCACGTCATGGCGGAGGAACACGAGCGCGCCGCCGCGGCCGGCATGGACGGGCACATCAACAAGCCGATCGAGCCGGACCGGCTGTACGCCACGTTGCGCCGCTTCTCGGCCGCGGCGAACCATCGCGAGATGCAACCGGCCATCGAGACCCCGGCGACGCCTGCGGAGCCTCGTTTGCCCACCATCCCCGGACTCGATACGACGGTCGGCATGCGCCGCTCGGCCGGCATGCACGACCTGTACCTGCAAATGCTGAAAGCCTTCGTGGACGACTTTTCCGGCTTCCGGCACGAGATGGCGCAGCTGACGGCCGAGCGGCGCTGGGCTGACGTCGAGCGGCTCGCCCACACGCTCAAGGGCCTGGCCGGGACGATCGGCGCCGGCGAAGTGTATGCCCTTGCGGCAACGCTCGAAACCGCATGCAGGAGCGGGCAAGCCGCGGCCGCCACCGCGTTGGCGCCGCTGCTGGAAAAACTCGAGCCGCTGGTGGCGGCCCTTCAGGCCCACCTCGCCGCGGCGTGCGCCCCGCCCCCGTCCGTCCCATCCCAGGAAACCAACGCCCCCGGCGCGATACCGGCCTGCCTGCCGCGCCTGCGGAAATTGCTGGCCGAGGGCGACAACGATGCCATCGATCTGTGGCAGGCTCACGAGTCCGAGTTCCAGGACATCCTGCCGCAGCAGACGATGTTCCGCATCGGTACGGCCATGAAGCACTTCGAGCTGGACGTCGCGCTGACCCTTCTATCCGAGATACCGAATGAGCAACCTGCCTGA
- a CDS encoding two-component system response regulator: MSNLPDPASQRPTILIVDDMPANLTLLTNLLKGQYRIKVASSAARALELAATAPPDLVLLDIMMPEMDGYEVCRRLKADERTQRVPVIFLTAKISVEDEELGLSLGAVDFIHKPISPPIVLARVKSQIEIKAWQDFLLDQNGWLTKEVDQRLSEINQLQNASIYVMVSLAEFRDEDTGNHIVRTQEYVRLLAQELATLPRHASMLTGSCIEQLVRSAPLHDIGKIAIPDHILLKPGKLTVDEFAIMKTHALRGYDILMRAGNFMGTHGAVLAFAKDIARHHHEKWDGTGYPDGLAGEAIPLAARLMAVADVYDALRSTRPYKNSMSHEQAADFIIQGRGRYFDPDVVDAFTRLAARFAEMAEYWPDE, translated from the coding sequence ATGAGCAACCTGCCTGACCCCGCATCCCAGCGTCCGACCATCCTGATCGTCGACGACATGCCGGCCAACCTGACCCTGCTGACGAATCTGCTCAAGGGCCAGTATCGCATCAAGGTCGCCAGCAGCGCCGCGCGGGCGCTCGAACTCGCCGCGACGGCGCCGCCCGATCTCGTGCTGCTCGACATCATGATGCCGGAGATGGACGGCTACGAGGTCTGCCGGCGCCTGAAGGCCGACGAGCGGACGCAACGCGTGCCGGTGATCTTCCTCACCGCCAAGATCTCCGTCGAGGACGAGGAACTCGGCCTCTCGCTGGGCGCCGTCGACTTCATCCACAAGCCGATCAGTCCGCCCATCGTGCTGGCGCGGGTCAAATCGCAGATCGAGATCAAGGCCTGGCAGGATTTCCTGCTCGACCAGAACGGCTGGCTCACCAAGGAGGTCGACCAGCGCCTGTCCGAGATCAACCAGCTCCAGAATGCGTCGATCTACGTCATGGTCTCGCTGGCCGAATTCCGCGATGAAGACACCGGCAACCACATCGTCCGCACCCAGGAATACGTGCGCCTGCTGGCGCAGGAACTCGCGACCTTGCCGCGCCATGCCAGCATGCTGACGGGCTCCTGCATCGAACAACTGGTGCGCTCGGCACCGCTCCACGACATCGGCAAGATCGCCATCCCCGATCACATCCTGCTCAAACCCGGAAAACTCACCGTGGACGAGTTCGCGATCATGAAGACGCATGCGTTGCGCGGCTACGACATACTCATGCGCGCAGGCAACTTCATGGGCACGCACGGGGCAGTGCTCGCCTTCGCCAAGGACATCGCCCGGCATCATCACGAGAAATGGGACGGCACGGGTTATCCGGACGGGCTGGCCGGCGAGGCGATCCCCCTCGCCGCCCGGCTGATGGCGGTCGCCGACGTCTATGACGCCTTGCGCAGCACGCGCCCCTACAAGAACAGCATGAGCCACGAGCAAGCCGCCGATTTCATCATCCAGGGCCGCGGGCGGTATTTCGATCCCGACGTGGTGGACGCGTTCACCCGGCTCGCCGCCCGGTTTGCCGAGATGGCCGAATACTGGCCGGACGAATGA
- a CDS encoding substrate-binding domain-containing protein, protein MKPGLLAAVLFLLASAPALADGVAVIGSPDLPKLDNATIQKLFTGRIVELNGTRVTVVNAAPGHAVRTRFLAAFLNQGDEKYIAYWTVRKFIGKGQPPAELDSAAAVIRFVQSTPGAIGYIDAADLTPGLNVLNRK, encoded by the coding sequence GTGAAACCGGGACTCCTCGCTGCCGTACTTTTCCTGCTCGCGAGCGCTCCGGCACTCGCCGACGGCGTCGCCGTCATCGGCTCGCCCGACTTGCCGAAACTCGACAACGCCACCATCCAGAAACTCTTCACCGGCAGGATCGTCGAGCTCAACGGCACGCGCGTCACCGTCGTCAACGCCGCGCCCGGCCATGCCGTGCGCACCCGCTTCCTCGCCGCCTTCCTCAACCAGGGCGACGAGAAATACATCGCCTACTGGACGGTGCGCAAGTTCATCGGCAAGGGCCAGCCGCCCGCCGAGCTCGATTCCGCCGCGGCCGTCATCCGCTTCGTACAGTCGACGCCCGGCGCGATCGGCTACATCGATGCCGCCGACCTGACGCCCGGGCTCAACGTGCTGAACCGGAAATAG
- a CDS encoding response regulator → MTDPALKNLNPPPRRPARPRLLIVDDVPQHLQVLVAILAESYEIRLVNSGAEALRLLRQRPLPDLILLDVMMPGMDGYAVCREIKRQVATQHIPVMFITALDEKADEILGFEAGAADYIAKPFEPDVVLARVRSQLRYKFAFDALRDTAQGAAAASAGSVFRTMGAWWEIGFQGQPRFQLKDMLGLAYLQCLLAYPGRYFSVEDVVFLTVPKERENILVRSASRMDDSSLSHYRRLAESAIENRKRLPQPGTPSDDFPGVIEQLLGELRRTGILGSDVPSAIDDRERYRKSVGNAIRRAIREISEHSIDLASHLQFPNLRLGFELVYAPEESVSWLI, encoded by the coding sequence ATGACCGATCCGGCATTGAAGAACCTGAATCCACCGCCCAGGCGTCCGGCCCGGCCGCGCCTGCTGATCGTCGACGACGTGCCGCAGCACCTCCAGGTGCTGGTCGCCATCCTCGCCGAGTCCTATGAAATCCGGCTCGTGAACAGCGGCGCCGAAGCCCTGCGGCTGCTCCGCCAGCGGCCGCTGCCGGACCTGATCCTGCTGGACGTCATGATGCCCGGCATGGACGGCTACGCGGTATGCCGGGAGATCAAGCGCCAGGTCGCCACGCAGCACATTCCGGTGATGTTCATCACCGCGCTGGACGAGAAGGCCGACGAAATCCTTGGCTTCGAGGCGGGCGCGGCCGACTACATCGCCAAGCCGTTCGAGCCCGACGTCGTGCTGGCGCGCGTGCGCAGTCAGCTGCGCTACAAGTTCGCCTTCGATGCGTTGCGCGACACGGCGCAGGGGGCCGCCGCGGCAAGCGCCGGCAGCGTCTTCCGCACCATGGGCGCGTGGTGGGAAATCGGTTTCCAGGGGCAGCCGCGCTTTCAGCTCAAGGACATGCTGGGGCTGGCCTACCTGCAATGCCTGCTCGCCTACCCGGGCCGCTACTTCTCGGTCGAAGACGTCGTGTTTCTCACCGTGCCGAAGGAACGCGAGAACATTCTCGTCCGCTCGGCGTCGCGCATGGACGACAGCAGCCTGAGCCATTACCGGCGCCTTGCCGAGAGCGCCATCGAGAACCGCAAACGGCTGCCGCAGCCGGGTACGCCGAGCGATGATTTTCCCGGCGTCATCGAGCAGCTGCTGGGAGAGCTTCGCCGCACCGGCATTCTCGGCAGCGACGTGCCGTCCGCGATCGACGACCGGGAGCGCTACCGGAAGTCCGTGGGCAACGCGATCCGCCGTGCCATCCGCGAAATTTCCGAGCACAGCATCGATCTGGCGAGCCACCTCCAGTTCCCCAATCTCCGGCTGGGCTTCGAACTCGTGTATGCCCCGGAGGAGAGCGTCTCCTGGCTGATCTGA